The genomic stretch CGCATATGGGTGGCCTGACGGAAATCGGCTACGATCCGGCCGAGTGGATCAATGTCTGTGTGGCTCAGGCCTACGGTCTGAAGCGAGTGATCGCGAAGTGAGCTTGGACCGGCGCGGGGAGCACTCCCTGGAAGGAGGATCGGGCGTTGATGGGCCATCTACTTGAGGGAACGCCTCAGACTTCCCGGGTTCTCTGGCGCGCCCTGGTTGGGCGAGGCGAGGTTGCGCATGGCCGCTGACGACTTGGCTCGAAGCGACGAGGCCGGAGTGGCGAGGCCGGCGAGCCGTGTCCGCAGGTTGAGGCCGGGGGTTGTCATCGCCGCGGCGGCTGCCGGATTGCTGCTGCTTGGCTTCCTGCTGCGGATGGTCGACCTGACCGATCCCCCGCTGGATTTCCATGCTGATCGACAGCTGCGCTCGGCGGTCATCGCCCGCGGCATGTACTACCAGATGGATCCCGAGGCTGACCCGGCCACCCGCAGCCTAGCGCTTGCCCTACGGGCGGCGACGCCCACCTATGAACCCGAGATCTTCGAACGGCTTGTGTCCCTGACCTATCTTGCGCTCGGGAAAGAGATCCTGTGGATCGCACGTGTGCTGGCCTCGCTGTTCTGGGTGGTCGGGGGCGGATTCCTGTACTTGCTGGGGAGAAGGCTGACATCGGACATCGGGGCGCTGATTGGCCTGGCCTACTACCTGTTCCTTCCGTTTGGGGTGATCGCCAGCCGCTCGTTTCAACCCGACCCCTTCATGGTGATGTGGCTCCTGGGGGCGTGCTTGGCGCTGCTGCGATTTGCCGACCAGCCCACGTGGACCCGAGCCGCGATCTTCGGTCTGGCCGCCGGGATGGCCATCCTGGTCAAGCCGATGGCGGTGTTCCCCGTCGGACTGACGGCGGCTGCCGTGAGCCTGGTGACCTGGGACCGCCGGGCTGTTCGCGAGCCCCGCCTGTGGCTGGCAGCAGCGCTGACGCTCGCCCTCCCAGCTGGATACTACCTACTGCAAACCGGAAGGCAGTCGGCAGGCATGTTCGAGTACTTCGTGGCCGCACCCGTCGGCCTGTTGACCCAGCCTTCGTTCTACGTCGGCTGGGCCCGATTGCTGAACGGCATGTTCGGGCTGACATTCCTGACGCTGTGCCTGATCGGTCCATTGCTGCTCCCGCGCCGCGGCCGTGCGCTCTTGGTAGGCTTGTGGGCAGGGTATCTGGTGTATGGCCTGGTCTTCGCCTACACCATCCACACCCACGACTACTACAGCCTGATGCTGGTGCCGATTGTCGCATTGTCGCTGGCGGCCGTGGCCAGTGTGCTGGAAGGGCGCATCCGACTTCAGCCCCAGGCGGTGAGACTCGTCGCCCTACTTCTGGTGGGCCTTTGCTTCGTGCCGCTGGCAGGGAATGCCATCGAGAACCTGCAGGAATCGGACTACCGAGGAGAGCCGGCGGGGTGGGCGCGTCTCGGCGAGGCA from Anaerolineales bacterium encodes the following:
- a CDS encoding glycosyltransferase family 39 protein; the protein is MAADDLARSDEAGVARPASRVRRLRPGVVIAAAAAGLLLLGFLLRMVDLTDPPLDFHADRQLRSAVIARGMYYQMDPEADPATRSLALALRAATPTYEPEIFERLVSLTYLALGKEILWIARVLASLFWVVGGGFLYLLGRRLTSDIGALIGLAYYLFLPFGVIASRSFQPDPFMVMWLLGACLALLRFADQPTWTRAAIFGLAAGMAILVKPMAVFPVGLTAAAVSLVTWDRRAVREPRLWLAAALTLALPAGYYLLQTGRQSAGMFEYFVAAPVGLLTQPSFYVGWARLLNGMFGLTFLTLCLIGPLLLPRRGRALLVGLWAGYLVYGLVFAYTIHTHDYYSLMLVPIVALSLAAVASVLEGRIRLQPQAVRLVALLLVGLCFVPLAGNAIENLQESDYRGEPAGWARLGEALPKDGGIIALTQEYGNRLLYYAWTPASMWPYQADLRFAELRGDADNRPFEEIFSDRTAGARYFLVTHFGEL